The genomic stretch GATGTGAGGCCGATTAGGACTTCATGATCAAGACTTGAAAAACAATACCAGATGGCAATAATATGATGCCACATCAAATGAAAAACTTCTGGGCCTTGCGGTTTTGGGGCAGAAGATGTCTgaagttttaaatacatattcatAAAAGGATGACAGGTTACTTCCAGACTGGGTCCAATTTTGACCCCGAGGCATGATCTGAACACACATGGAAGAGGATTACCCTTTGGTGTTGCATGACAAACAGTACACCACTGAACCTCGTCCTTATAAATACGAAGATTTTGCTAAAAATATATTCTGCTATTTAATGTTATATCAATCATGTGACTCATGATGCGTAGTCATTTTCGATCCAAGAGGCAAAGTAACctacatatgtaaaaaaaatgggATTAAAGGAAGGTCACAAAAGGATCACTCCTGTGAAGTTTAAGGAAAGTTTCCGTAGCGGTTTATGAACTGTCAATTGAAGCAAATTGTTTACAGCGGACGACACACGACGACTGACGCCGGTGAGCCATCCACCATCAAATTTGAactaaaaaacatattttgttataaCTTTCAACCACAAAAGAAGAAAACAACACGAATAATGCCTTTTGTTATTCTGAAAATCAAACCACATAAACGCAAGGTTGATTATGGTTCAACTGTAAATTTTGTCATACGAATAACGCACGGAAAAGTGTTATGTATGTGAAAAGAAAGAATCCGATAcacatttgtacatgtacattgatttTCAGGGATCCATTTCGGCTTTCATGCGAATTAACAGGCGCGGTTTTACTCCTGGACAGTCAATTGTATGTGACGCAGAGGTATTtaacggaagtgacgtcacaatatTGTcatcgaaaataaaattatacaagGTATGTAGTGAgttttgtataaattaataaatatataatactaGAATTATAAGCTAgccaaaaacatttaaataaaaagtgaGTAATTAAATCACCCGTTATATGCGAACGACATCTCCTAAACCGCTGGACAGATTTTATGAAAACCTATAAGTGATTGCAGTAAATGTAGTTGTTAATTATAAAAGAAAGATTAATTAACTTTTCTAAAACTGCAAGGGTCAGAGGTTTATTATTAGGTGTTGTATAATTATCTCCTAACAAAGATTGTCCCACACAGGATTTATATAGACTTACCGGTATAACTTCTCTGAAACCGTAAGGATCATTGACTCTGGAGTCTAATATTTTGTCTGTAACATCGTATAGTGGTACTCtaataagtttgttaaaatcatgccccAGCGACCAAAACTGGACATACACCAGGCGACGCTTAGAGTAATTTAGatgtataatttaaaatagatttttatgtagatttataatgtatatgaatTTTAAAGTCTCGAAGACCTAAGGATTTCAATATTTATATCGCAACATCATATATTGGTCCTCTATGAAGATTGTTCAATTATATCCATGTGTTACAAACCGGTCATGTCCCATTACACAGATGAGAGATCTAGTGTCATTATTATCGCTTCAAATATTTTGTGATATATGGTTTAAATTGGcatttttcattctttttctaCAAATATTGACTGTAAATGATATAAGAATTTCCTGTTGTTTTCCTTTTACGTCGAAAACTGCACAGCTTTCATGATTTTGATTGGCTGAGTTTTTTACCATTAACCCGCTGGAAAAGTAATTGCTTTGATGAGTTTGTTACCGTTAACCCGTTGGGAATGTAATTGCTTTGATGAGTTTGTTACTGTTAAACCGTTGGGAATGTAATTGCTTTGATGAGTTTGTTACCGTTAACCCGTTGGGAAAGTTATTGTTGCAATGAGTTTGTTAACGTTAACCCGTTGGAAATGTAATTGCTTTGATTAGTTTGTTACCGTTTACCCATCGGGATATCTAATTGCTTTGATGAGTTTGTTACCGTTAACCCGTTGAAAAAGTAATTACTGTGATGAGTTTGTTACCGTTTACCCGTCGGAAAATGTAATTGCTTTGATGAGTTTGTTACCGTTAACCCGTTGGGAATGTTATTGTTGCAATGAGTTTGTTACCGTTAACCCGTTGGGAATGTAATTGCTTTGATGAGTTTGTTACCGTTAACCCGTTGGGAAAGTAATTGCTGCGATGAGTTTGTTACCGTTAACCCGTTGGGAAAGTAATTGTTACGATGAGTTTGTTACCGTTAACACGTAGGTAAAGTAATTGATGCAATGAGTTTGTTACCGTTAACCCTTTGAGAAAGTCATTGCTTTGATGAGTTTTTTACCGTTAACCCGTTAAGAATGTATTTGCTTTGATGAGTTTGCTACCGTTAACCCGTTGGGAAAGTAATTCCTGCGATGAGTTTGTTACCGTTAACCCGTTGGGAATGTAATTGCTTTGATGAGTTTGTTACCGTTAACCCGTTGGGAAAGTAATTCCTGCGATGAGTTTGATACCGTTAACCCGTTGGGAAAGTAATTGTTGCGATGAATTTgttaccgtcaaccacgaataacgaaaaaagaaaagttataaaataccgtatttttgtacaattattagtttatattgattaaaatatcacgactggtatatcacattacttgaaaacagttcatatttttagtatattcgttaataaaataaaatttcgcgatgtgaaatcgaaagtacatcgcgaaaatatgtgacataacgatatacacactataaataaagcaagtagattggttattttatatataaaatatatacaattcactacgcatgcacagtTTGCAttactgggtttaccacgtgacgatgatgatcaatctacttgcgttatttataattaactggtcgttacctggtagacatacccagtaacgTTTTTTACCGAATATGCTGAAAATAtcaaaacttaacaacttttttcaagttatgtaatataccagtctcgatattttaataaatataaactaatgattgtaaaaaatacggtattttacaacttttcttttcttcgtcgtcgtggttgacagtccctttaaccgTTTGGAAAGTAATTGCTGCGATGAGTTTGTTACCGTTAACCCGTTGGGAAAGTAATTGTTGCAACGAGTTTGTTACCATTGCGCGTTTGAAAAGTACAATAGCTTCGATGAATTTGTTACCGGTAATCCGTTGGGCAATTTATTGCTGCGATGAGTTTGTTACCGTTAACCGGTTGGGGAAGTAATTCCTGTGATGAGTGTGTAACCGTTAACTTGTAAAGGAAATAACCGCTGTAGGGGGTACCGTCAAAGCATAGAGGAAGTAACCGCTGTGATAAGTTTGCTACCGTTAAATCGCAGCGAAGCAATCAAAACGAGAAAATGTATGACCAAACCAGTATTAACGACTACAGGATACACATAACTATTATATGAACGCACATCTTTCTTTTCTTCAGATTATAACGTACGGCGACTCGCCCATGGAATCGATTACACGAGAAAAGGTCACCATATGCGAGATAATACGAGGGAAAGTGAAATCCGGACGAAGGGAGCTCTATGAGCAGGAGTATCTAGTTTTACCGACTTCACTTCACGTGACGTCATTGCCAGGATGTTCACTAATTGACGTTGATTATGTTGTCGAGGTATTATATGGCATTTGAAAAacgcttaaaaaaatacatatccaTTATAAGTCCGTAGTTACCGTTAGTGTATGTTTCATTAATAACGATCAGCCCACATCATATTTAAAGAAAAGTGTACTGAATTGAATTTTAAAAGTAATCTGAAGTTGGAAAAGAAGTAAGTCAAGTTCatgtattcaaattaatattttatctACTTTACGAAACGACTCGTAACATAGcacaataatatatatcagcCATTACTCGTTGCTAGATCGTAGCCATGTCGTTACTGCGTCGTCGCATATGGTGAACAACACACATGTGTCACGatgtgtacgttttttttttgaaTTAGCTaattataaattgcatatttAGTTAGATTTTAAATTCACAACCGGAACACTTTCAATATAATAAAGTTATTTTTCAAATGGAATATGCgtaatgttttctttatttctaAGTTGAAGGTAACCTCATCTCAGGAACGTCTGCACATTCGGCTACCATTGTTGGTTATCGTGGGAACAGTTCCGTTGTCTGGTTCCATCGATGCGACTGCTCCAGACCCGGCAATAAGGGCAGAAGGTAACGTtggacaaacaacaacaacaacgcgaAACATGGTGTTTGATGCCTATTGTTATATTCATATTCGGAAATCCGTATAAGAAAACGAATGACATTAAATGAACTtcttcattctatacatagatggtgacgtcactacgttattgtcacctctatacttagaccaTTGTatacacaccggtcttacaatcgggactcctcggacaattccgccataacggcgatcgtctgtGTGGTGTAGCCCattgtccgatgcgttcagattgaccggtcttactgacctgggTAAAATCGCGCTAagaatggtgacgtcactacgttattgttagtaagaccggtgtgtacacaatggaacTTTTTGGATTACGTTTGATCGCGTCAGAAATCACCATTTGAATATGGGCTATGTATCAGTAGAATTTGCAACAAGTTTAACACGACAAAAGTCGATGTGATTTTTCTGAAGAATAACGAACCATATGGGCCCTTTTTGGCATTATCCTAAACATcgacaaagaaaacaaaataccaCAATCCAATCTTTCAAACAACCAGGTTTCAAGTCACAATTCTTTGCAACTTActactaacaagaaatatctttaaaaaaaaagatatacggcgttgattgtgttGGAGTTTGTGAAAGTTAAAGAGTTCAAtcaatgagatcaaggatagcgaatgtctttttctgtgcagttcttagctgcatcacacgcagtacgggatgttacgcggagttttcgcggcttattttacattattacagattgctggtcataaacctatagatacaaaacagaaaaccaaaagaagaatggaagtgaaattaaaacatattagtcaaccggccacacgcgaagtatccgtgcatattttaaatatgtatacgcgcgttcttcgaacaaacctgttttagtggtttgtcgggcattgctatttgattccattattaacagtaccgagaatcatcgcgctcatgcttgatacattagtcaatatggtggaataattcttgttaaattaatcaaaaataatatttataatggtattattgaaaacacattaagaatctattattgacataccataattatatcgctgaatatcttcatttaacgaATTTCTGGTCtgaagaaaattccagttcacttagttcacggatagcgtctatattacaTAACGATAaatttactggccgcgaactcaggtcagcacataaggtagtcgtgaagacgcagcgatgacctgtaaataaactctgacattcacacacactggccgcgaactgactctgatacctcgcgggttgaaatgcaatgcaataaagtgaggccacgcttccactgctctttatacttttacatgttaacatgttgacaggaatatggaagtcagtactaaatatgagagcatagcctttaagtacaaacgctcttgcgctggcaatcctctgaaaataaaaggtgcacgcacagaCTGTATTGATGTCTAGAgttaagtgtaaaactgttcttcTACTAaaccttttcattagagatacaattgtttcatgcagttaaacagtgttacaaagacgcggacatgtttccaatgttctggtggtatactcaaataggcaaatggaataaatgaagtgtattcattcgtgtctagccgcgggaaattgtatttgaattttattggaaacTTACACAGGTCAGGtcaggtcaaaagtgacgttaaacagctaagCCGAAAAAATGAAACCCGGCAACAATAAGTCCGATTTCCCTTAACACTAGATTGCTTCCTAACCCCTATTTGCGAACACTCGTACTCTAGTCGACATGCGATCCAAAAGCCAGTCTTCCACTGTATTTTGAGAGAAATCATAACCCTGACCCGTCGTGAGTTTATATGTGAAGTAGTGAAAAAATAGCGTGAATGCATGATCCAATTTGCTTTAAACACGTTGAAAAAACAGTAGGAAAAAATCTATTGTCAATTTCATGGATGAAAATCAATTTTGAAGTTAATGTCACTGTACGTCGAAAATCGATTGTAAtgactttttatataaataagcaGCTTTTGTAGAACCGCcagttaatttatataattaaaaaaatacattatcagagacgtagataactgttatctacgtctctgacaTTGATTTATTAACACAGGTCAACTGTCAATTAATCCATTTATCGACCAAGACGTTTCTATGGCACCGCCTACCACCAATATTCCGCCAATGGCAACCGAGCTTGACGAATTGTATCCACCAATCAGCGACAAGAATGCCTTGATGTCGTCAgataatgacgatgacgacggATCCCATCAAAGCATCAGGGACGCTACTTCCCCTGAAGTTGAACAAAGCGTTTTATCCATTGTGAAACGGGAGAAAAGCTTTCATGAATTATATATGACAAAACGTCGGCCTAGAGTTGTGAAAATCAAAGGTATCTATTATCatcattttttgttgttttaagtctgattttatataaatatatagataatcatactaaaatattatatattaacaaatgtgTATAAATTACAAGTGACCTGATAGAAATTGTCTTCGTCCATTTAATAAAATAGACATATCTCCAAACTACCTTAgaaaccacacacacacacaacatcaATGCAGCGTTAGGGTTAATTAACTTCGATATAAGGTTTAGAAAATCATAGGTATGGATCTGTTATCTAAATATAGAGTAGCTTAATGTTGTCGGCCACAGCCTTACAAGAAGTGCTACGGTACAATGTATATGTTGTAACTGTTAAGATATGCTGTGTGTTATTTACTTCCTCTAGCCGCAATACACGAAGGAATAGCAAATGAGGGGGCGAGTTTCGACGAAGAAGACGAACTTTAACGACCAGTCCGCTTTAAATAACCGACGATTTCAATAAGTTAATCTTACGGAGCATTCCATAAaaacaaagacctatcaatatacaatgtatattgataggtctttgataAAAAGTCGATGAATCTTTAGTGTTGAAACACTTATCCTCTTGAAGAACTCGCCACATCTCGGAATTGCACGGAACATTTAGCTTAATGTATACCGTGTTGTCATCATTCGTGACTCATCGTGGTTGGctccttaaaatataaatataaaaagaaaatgatttattaattgttcatacatacaattaatttataaattataattgacagaaacttttttttaaagtataacaAAGATTGCAGTAATTTTAACCCGGGCCCTATGGATCAAACGGCAGGAACCTTAACCAAGTACTAGTGTATGTACTCAA from Dreissena polymorpha isolate Duluth1 chromosome 10, UMN_Dpol_1.0, whole genome shotgun sequence encodes the following:
- the LOC127848832 gene encoding arrestin domain-containing protein 3-like — protein: MASVARLEVCLDNSADGKYVTGQTVRGKLVLVLRRSMKIQGIEIKVKGRCMAEWREIDPNTGEERQLYEQEDYINQKIPILGKELNQSVVNGSDVTPHVEFIDSGTHVHSFEFDLADDIPSSFEGIHGYVRYWIKAKIVGVWGLLDQSGKVEFPVERQLDLNRIPGAMEPAEDEDSCVMCGCCLNQGSISAFMRINRRGFTPGQSIVCDAEVFNGSDVTILSSKIKLYKIITYGDSPMESITREKVTICEIIRGKVKSGRRELYEQEYLVLPTSLHVTSLPGCSLIDVDYVVELKVTSSQERLHIRLPLLVIVGTVPLSGSIDATAPDPAIRAEGQLSINPFIDQDVSMAPPTTNIPPMATELDELYPPISDKNALMSSDNDDDDGSHQSIRDATSPEVEQSVLSIVKREKSFHELYMTKRRPRVVKIKAAIHEGIANEGASFDEEDEL